The segment CGGCCGCCGAATACAGCAGACAAACGCCCATGACCGAGAGCAGCACGGCGCACAGCCTGGCGATCGCCTGCCGGAACCGTTCGCCGCCCCGGGCGACGATGCCGGCCACGCCAAGTGACAGAACGGCCCACCAGGCCAGCGAACCGGCCACAATGCCCGACACCATGGCGGCAATGCCGGCGGGCTCGACCGGAGCCTGCCCGGCAAAGGCGGCGAACACCGCCAGAAACGACAGAATGGTCATCGGGTTGGCCAGGGTCAGCAGCACGGCCGATCCCCAACCCGCCCAGAGGGGGCGGCCGGGGCCGTCGCACGGACGGGCTGTCGACGCCGGTGATCGCCGAGCGCCTGCGCCGTCCGGAAGATGCCGGCGTGATCGAGGGCTACCATGCGCGGGTGGCGGCGCGGCGCCTCGGATACCCGCTGATGGCGAGGATCGGCATCACGGTTCCCCAACCGAAAAAGAACGCATTCATCGCCTTTCTCGAAGGACTGCCCGAAGTGCTCGAATGCCACCATGTCACCGGCGGCGACTCCTACTCCTATCTGTTCCGTGTCGCGGCCCGGGATACCGAGCACCTGGAAACGCTGGTCGGCACACTCAGCCACCCGGGCGAAACCCGCACCTCGCTGATCCTGTCCACACCCATACCTCCACGCGCCCTCCACCCGGTACGCTGAGAACCCCAGCCCTTTGGCAGACCGGAAAAATCGTCTATATCGACTTTATGCAGTTACAACCCATCGCTTGAATGACACATCAGCGGATGAGGTTGTAATTGCCACCTTCCGGAACGGCGGCCTGGCACGGCCATGCCGTCCCGCCCCGAAAACGCGAACGGGAAAGCGGGATACGCAACCCGGGTTTTCTTTCGATTCGGAGTGATCCCGACATGAGCCAGCCCCTCCCGGCCGACGACCTCCCGGCAGTCCGCCCCTACCGCGCGGTCCCTCCCGGCCTGCCCACCCAGACCGGACCTGCCGGCATCCGCTACGACTTCAACGACGGCGCGCGTATTTTGCTGCCCCCCGGAGACTGGCATGTCGAACTGTCCGATGCCGACACGGGCAATCTGCTGTTCACCACCGACACCCGCGAAGGCTGGGTGCTCAGCGGCAAAAAATTCCTGGTCCGTTTCGTCTTGAGAGTCTGGGTGAAAGGCGAACCGTCGCCCTGCCTGGAACACGAGATGTCCCTGGAAAACCGCCCGGTCAGGGTGCATTTTCCGGTGGGAACGCTGGGCGACATCCTGGCCTGGTTTCCCTACCTCGAACGCTTCCGCCAGCGCTACCGCGGCTCTGTCACCTACACCATGGCCGAGGAAATCGCCACCTTGTTCAGCGACACCTACCCCGCTCTTGTCCATGTCCAGCCAGACGCTCCGGACGACACGCTGTACGCCAGCTACTGGCTGGGCCTGTTCTTCGATGATGAGGGGCATAGCCGCCAGCCCGTCGATTTCCGCATGGCGGGGCTTAACCGCACGGCGGGAAATATTCTCGGTGTCGACAACAGCGAAGCGAGGCCGAACCTGAAACTCGATGCGCCGCGCACCATCGCCGAACCGTATGTCTGCATCGCCGTGCAAGCTTCGACCCAATGCAAGAAGTGGAACAATCCGGCAGGATGGAACGATGTGGTCCGCCATCTCAAGGAAAAAGGCTACCGTGTGCTGTGCATCGACAAGGATGCCGTGCACGGACAGACACCGGCCTGGACGCATCTTCCGCGCGAGGCAGAGGATTTCACCGGCGAGCGTCCGCTCGCCGAAAGGGCCGCGCTGTTGCAACACGCCTCGGCGTTCGTCGGTGTCTCGAGCGGCCTGGCCTGGCTGGCCTGGGCATGCCGGATCCCGACCGTGCTGATCAGCGGCTTCACCTTGCCGCAGAACGAATTTCATACCCCGTACAGGGTATTCAATGTCCACACCTGCAACGGCTGCTGGAACGATGTTCGGGTGCGCTTTGACCATCACGACTTTTTCTGGTGTCCGCATCACAAAGGCACTCCGCGCCAGTACGAATGCTCGGCGCTGATCACGTCGCTTCAGGTCATCAAACAGCTCGACCTGGCCCTGGAAGAGTCGCGCTGGAGGCAGGATGCCGCGCATGCCCTGCCGGCGTCGCTCCGCCTTGCCTGCGAGACGCAACCATGAAAACATCCTCGCCCAACCGGATTTATCGCCTGATCTGGAGCGCCAGCCGCCGGATGTGGATCGCCGTATCCGAACTGGCGCCAGGAAGGAGCAAGACGGGGCGCGCCCCAGGCGCGTGGACAATCGCGGCGCTGGCGGCGGCGACGCTCGGTTCTCCCGCGCACGCCTTCACCGATCCGGTCGGCAGCGGCATGGTCACCCAAGGGGAGACCGTTACGTCGGGCACCCAGAATGTGACGTCGGGCGGCGTGACATCCACTACGACGGTGGGCTCCGCCGGCTCGCAGATCGTATCGTCCGGCGGGCTGGCGCTCAGCACCACGGTCAACAACGGCGGTCAATCGACCGTCTCCGGCGGTGGCGTCGCTTCCGCCACGACCCTCAACGGCAACGGCACGCAAACCGTGTCGTCCGGCGGTCTGGCGGTCAGCACCACGGTCAACAATACCGGCCAGTCGATCGTCTCCGGCGGTGGCGTCGCTTCCGCCACGACCCTCAACGGCAACGGCACGCAAACCGTGTCGTCCGGCGGTCTGGTTGTCAGTACCACAGTCAATAACAGTGGCAGCCTGAACATTTCCAGCGGCGGCCTGGCGAGCAATGCGACCATCAACAACCACGGCACGCTGACCGTCTTGTCGGGCGGCAGCGCGGCCAGCGCCACCCTCAACGCCGGCGGTGCAATGAAAATCTCCGCTGGCGGCGCAAGCAGCGACACCACCATACAGAGCGGCGGGGCACTGACCGTATCGTCCGGAGGACAGGCGGCGGGGGTCGTCCAGTCGGCCGGCGGCGCGCTGATCGCCGACACGGGCGCGACCGTGTCCGGCACCAACGCGTCCGGCAGTTTCTCGATCGCCGGCAATGTCGCCTCCAACGTCCTTCTGGAAAACAGCGGCGCTCTCACGGTGTCCTCCGGCGGCACGGCGACCTCCACCACCATCACCAGCGGCGGACAGTTGATCGTCTCCTCCGGCGGCACCGCCACCAGCGTCAACCAGAGCAGCGGCGGCGCGCTGATCACCAACACGAGCGCGACCGTGTCCGGCACCAACGCGTCCGGCAGTTTCTCGATCGCCGGTAATGTCGCCTCCAACGTCCTCCTGGAAAACAACGGCGCCCTCAC is part of the Paludibacterium paludis genome and harbors:
- a CDS encoding autotransporter strand-loop-strand O-heptosyltransferase, with translation MSQPLPADDLPAVRPYRAVPPGLPTQTGPAGIRYDFNDGARILLPPGDWHVELSDADTGNLLFTTDTREGWVLSGKKFLVRFVLRVWVKGEPSPCLEHEMSLENRPVRVHFPVGTLGDILAWFPYLERFRQRYRGSVTYTMAEEIATLFSDTYPALVHVQPDAPDDTLYASYWLGLFFDDEGHSRQPVDFRMAGLNRTAGNILGVDNSEARPNLKLDAPRTIAEPYVCIAVQASTQCKKWNNPAGWNDVVRHLKEKGYRVLCIDKDAVHGQTPAWTHLPREAEDFTGERPLAERAALLQHASAFVGVSSGLAWLAWACRIPTVLISGFTLPQNEFHTPYRVFNVHTCNGCWNDVRVRFDHHDFFWCPHHKGTPRQYECSALITSLQVIKQLDLALEESRWRQDAAHALPASLRLACETQP
- a CDS encoding LysE family transporter, whose amino-acid sequence is MLLTLANPMTILSFLAVFAAFAGQAPVEPAGIAAMVSGIVAGSLAWWAVLSLGVAGIVARGGERFRQAIARLCAVLLSVMGVCLLYSAAGLPFWR
- a CDS encoding Lrp/AsnC family transcriptional regulator, whose product is MIAERLRRPEDAGVIEGYHARVAARRLGYPLMARIGITVPQPKKNAFIAFLEGLPEVLECHHVTGGDSYSYLFRVAARDTEHLETLVGTLSHPGETRTSLILSTPIPPRALHPVR